One Halorientalis litorea DNA segment encodes these proteins:
- the tnpA gene encoding IS200/IS605 family transposase, producing the protein MPRGFDRERTNIHKLQYHFIWCPKYRKSVLEGEVRDRLEELIEEKADELDLEIFELAIRPDHVHLFITGDPTLAPNKIMQQVKGYSSRHLRDEFDFGLPSLWTRSYFVSSAGDVSSEVIEEYIDAQAGE; encoded by the coding sequence ATGCCTCGTGGGTTCGACAGGGAACGTACCAACATTCACAAACTCCAGTACCACTTCATCTGGTGTCCGAAGTACCGCAAATCGGTGCTTGAGGGTGAGGTACGTGACCGTCTCGAAGAACTCATCGAGGAGAAGGCCGACGAACTCGACCTCGAAATCTTCGAGTTGGCGATTCGCCCCGACCACGTACACCTGTTCATCACGGGCGACCCGACACTCGCGCCGAACAAGATCATGCAACAGGTCAAGGGCTACTCCTCGCGCCACCTCCGCGACGAGTTCGACTTCGGCCTTCCCTCGCTGTGGACGCGCTCGTACTTCGTCTCAAGTGCGGGTGACGTATCCAGCGAAGTCATCGAGGAGTACATCGACGCCCAAGCAGGTGAGTAG
- a CDS encoding RNA-guided endonuclease InsQ/TnpB family protein, producing the protein MQRNVSTTVRVKLHSLTNRKADLLAREYEAFQTEVHGGDANLYSATDQQASKVQRQKDPNPDTEQPVVLRNDVFNVAHDEDTVLSSWWVKVPVYDPKRGRGNSIWCPAHVPQKDEQLVREGNVRDSELVRRDGDWYVHLVVKRSVTVQDEYDDVLAIDMGARWVATCAFLSDRKTTFYGEEVRRIREHYKQLRKSIGKAKPRQGQQVVERIGDAEARKVDDRLHKIARQIVEDAEERNAIIVVGDLGGIRKDNDKGRYVNDKTHKMPFARLLNYIEYKAYDAGIDVQLVEEYDTSKTCNRCACEGVREMQGRFECPECGLDDNADKNGALNIGKRALGKFSKPLSEAGAVLAGPETQVIVPRDDEPANLSVSVGSTPSGGTPRL; encoded by the coding sequence ATGCAACGGAACGTCTCAACCACGGTGCGGGTCAAACTCCACTCGCTGACCAACAGGAAAGCCGACCTGCTCGCCCGTGAGTACGAGGCGTTCCAGACCGAGGTACACGGCGGAGACGCCAACCTCTACTCCGCGACCGACCAGCAGGCGTCGAAAGTCCAGCGACAAAAAGACCCAAACCCCGACACCGAACAGCCCGTCGTCCTCCGCAACGACGTGTTCAACGTGGCCCACGACGAAGATACTGTCCTGTCATCGTGGTGGGTCAAAGTCCCCGTCTACGACCCCAAGCGTGGACGGGGCAACTCCATCTGGTGCCCCGCTCACGTCCCACAGAAGGACGAACAACTCGTCCGAGAGGGCAACGTTCGGGACAGTGAACTGGTGCGCCGTGACGGTGACTGGTACGTTCATCTCGTCGTGAAGCGGTCTGTGACCGTCCAAGACGAGTACGACGACGTGCTGGCTATCGACATGGGCGCACGATGGGTCGCTACCTGCGCGTTCCTCTCTGACCGCAAAACCACGTTCTACGGCGAGGAAGTGCGTCGTATCCGCGAACACTACAAGCAACTGCGGAAGTCCATCGGGAAAGCGAAACCCCGACAGGGACAGCAAGTGGTCGAGCGTATCGGGGACGCGGAAGCGCGGAAGGTGGACGACCGCCTCCACAAGATTGCTCGCCAAATCGTGGAGGACGCCGAAGAACGGAACGCAATCATCGTCGTGGGCGACCTCGGCGGGATTCGCAAGGACAACGACAAAGGGCGGTACGTCAACGACAAGACCCACAAGATGCCGTTCGCCCGCCTGCTCAACTACATCGAGTACAAAGCCTACGACGCAGGCATCGACGTGCAATTGGTCGAAGAATACGATACGTCGAAGACGTGCAACCGCTGTGCTTGCGAGGGCGTCCGTGAGATGCAAGGACGCTTTGAGTGTCCCGAGTGTGGGCTGGACGACAACGCCGACAAGAACGGTGCGCTGAACATCGGCAAACGAGCCTTGGGCAAGTTCTCGAAACCGCTGTCCGAGGCGGGGGCCGTACTGGCAGGGCCCGAAACGCAGGTCATCGTCCCACGCGACGACGAACCTGCGAACCTCTCCGTATCCGTGGGTTCAACCCCCAGTGGGGGAACCCCACGGCTTTAG
- a CDS encoding HEAT repeat domain-containing protein — translation MSNGDDGETADEAATDSDADETEEPADEAAEEQASEDEESGAPVRDPADRLDDAEAALEDAATEADLDDVEATLDGIEADLPAEPEDDEEEDEAIAEARDRLADLRDDIDAERGPYAEDIVAELETAETTLTDGEWTEDGELDVIPAVEAFLDAAGEQLLDTFEAESDDPADLAAAVAAAREAVAEADLDPDEDDDTIADLLGAAETLTDDLDAAEVWDDLTVREQLTAEGFYDVLESQNRKDFPAEWNAVKLYEKAYKEGDSEAIEPILLAFDKLNSEFMEENILDSLRRIAPPEAYDDLAAMAEKRDRDAIEILGKIGDERIVDTLHEYVDGGDAALRKTTLRALGAIGSDESVQPVANQLADENAEIRSTAARTLGLLGDTRAIDPLADTLADDDADEVRASAAWALNAIGTERASDVAAEYADDRSYIVQTEAEKARETGEQTA, via the coding sequence ATGAGCAACGGCGACGACGGGGAGACGGCCGACGAGGCGGCCACAGACTCCGACGCCGACGAGACCGAGGAACCGGCCGATGAGGCGGCCGAAGAACAGGCGAGCGAGGACGAAGAGAGCGGGGCACCGGTCAGAGACCCGGCCGACCGACTCGACGACGCCGAGGCCGCACTCGAGGACGCGGCGACCGAAGCCGACCTCGACGACGTGGAGGCGACCCTCGACGGAATCGAGGCCGACCTCCCCGCGGAACCCGAGGACGACGAGGAGGAGGACGAGGCCATCGCCGAGGCACGCGACCGTCTCGCGGACCTCCGTGACGACATCGACGCCGAACGCGGTCCCTACGCCGAGGACATCGTGGCGGAACTGGAGACCGCAGAGACGACCCTCACGGACGGCGAGTGGACCGAGGACGGGGAACTCGACGTTATCCCAGCGGTCGAGGCGTTCCTCGACGCCGCCGGCGAGCAACTGCTCGACACCTTCGAGGCCGAGAGCGACGACCCCGCGGACCTCGCGGCCGCCGTCGCGGCGGCCCGCGAAGCGGTGGCGGAGGCGGACCTCGACCCGGACGAGGACGACGACACCATCGCGGACCTGCTCGGGGCCGCGGAGACGCTGACCGACGACCTCGACGCCGCGGAGGTCTGGGACGACCTGACGGTCCGGGAGCAACTCACCGCCGAGGGGTTCTACGACGTGCTCGAATCCCAGAATCGGAAGGACTTCCCGGCCGAGTGGAACGCCGTAAAACTCTACGAGAAGGCGTACAAGGAGGGCGACAGCGAGGCCATCGAGCCGATTCTGCTCGCGTTCGACAAACTCAACTCGGAGTTCATGGAGGAGAATATCCTCGACTCGCTGCGCCGCATCGCGCCGCCGGAAGCCTACGACGACCTCGCCGCGATGGCCGAGAAGCGCGACCGGGACGCCATCGAGATTCTCGGGAAAATCGGCGACGAGCGTATCGTCGACACCCTCCACGAGTACGTCGACGGCGGCGACGCCGCCCTCCGGAAGACGACGCTGCGCGCGCTCGGAGCCATCGGGAGCGACGAGTCGGTCCAGCCAGTCGCGAACCAACTGGCCGACGAGAACGCCGAAATCCGGAGTACCGCCGCCCGGACCCTCGGCCTGCTCGGTGACACCCGCGCAATCGACCCCCTCGCCGACACGCTCGCCGACGACGACGCCGACGAGGTGCGGGCCAGTGCCGCGTGGGCACTCAACGCCATCGGCACGGAACGCGCCAGCGACGTGGCCGCCGAGTACGCCGACGACCGGTCCTACATCGTCCAGACCGAGGCCGAGAAGGCCCGCGAGACGGGCGAGCAGACCGCATAG
- a CDS encoding rhodanese-like domain-containing protein produces MSNIRPAELDDRLGSPSGDEPFVLDIRPESAFESAAIDRSHNVPVYDDLRRGDESTLRDRLGDVPADRDVVVVCKMGMVAKRATTVLRDEGYDASTLLGGMSGWNGYRNDSLSYKFRSLVWRLRSLGE; encoded by the coding sequence ATGAGCAACATCCGTCCGGCGGAACTGGACGACCGCCTCGGGTCGCCATCGGGAGACGAGCCGTTCGTCCTCGACATCCGCCCGGAGTCGGCGTTCGAGTCGGCGGCAATCGACCGGAGTCACAACGTCCCCGTCTACGACGACTTGCGCCGCGGCGACGAGTCGACACTGCGCGACCGGTTGGGCGACGTGCCGGCCGACCGGGACGTAGTCGTCGTGTGCAAGATGGGTATGGTAGCCAAGCGCGCGACGACCGTCCTCAGAGACGAGGGGTACGACGCCTCGACGCTCCTCGGCGGCATGAGCGGGTGGAACGGGTATCGGAACGACTCGCTGAGTTACAAGTTCCGGTCGCTCGTGTGGCGGCTCCGGTCGCTCGGGGAGTGA
- a CDS encoding peptide-methionine (S)-S-oxide reductase MsrA, with amino-acid sequence MDLSPTLVKEYDRAVPDATETATFALGCFWGPDAQFGALDGVVRTRVGYAGGTTADPTYHALGDHTEAVQLEYDPDRIAFGELVERVLASHDPHTPTRKTQYQNVLFAADADQRSSIAAVLGEHGLDPDAMATRVEQLNRFYPAEPYHQKHSLRGTPGLVGVFEAVGYDDEALRESPAAATLNGHAGGHEIGGDFRTALDRQAGPR; translated from the coding sequence ATGGACCTGTCTCCGACGCTCGTCAAGGAGTACGACCGCGCTGTGCCCGACGCGACAGAGACGGCGACGTTCGCGCTCGGGTGTTTCTGGGGGCCGGACGCACAGTTCGGCGCGCTCGACGGCGTCGTCCGCACGCGTGTCGGGTACGCCGGCGGGACGACGGCCGACCCCACGTATCACGCGCTGGGCGACCACACCGAAGCCGTCCAACTGGAGTACGACCCCGACCGCATCGCGTTCGGTGAGTTGGTGGAGCGCGTCCTCGCCTCCCACGACCCGCATACCCCGACCCGGAAGACCCAGTACCAAAACGTCCTGTTCGCGGCCGACGCGGACCAACGGTCGAGCATCGCCGCCGTCCTCGGCGAGCATGGATTGGACCCCGACGCGATGGCGACCCGCGTCGAGCAGTTGAATCGCTTCTATCCCGCAGAGCCCTACCACCAGAAACACAGTCTCCGGGGGACGCCCGGCCTCGTGGGTGTCTTCGAGGCGGTGGGCTACGACGACGAGGCACTCCGGGAATCGCCGGCAGCGGCGACACTCAACGGCCACGCTGGGGGCCACGAAATCGGCGGCGACTTTCGAACGGCCCTCGACCGGCAGGCCGGCCCACGGTGA
- a CDS encoding protein sorting system archaetidylserine synthase (This PssA-like phosphatidyltransferase, along with a PssD-like decarboxylase, is required in Haloarchaea for the archaeosortase ArtA to replace the PGF-CTERM sorting signal with a C-terminal lipid anchor.), whose amino-acid sequence MKPRFVGRLGLADAVTVANAALGFAAAVAATIDPGIGARLILLAAVADGLDGVLARAFGSTPVGEFIDSLADVASFCVAPAVFVFSVAAIEWDLTLSAADPPLQLAGAFALPALFVGAGVVRLGMYTAYDLGNRSTEGVQTTLAATILAVVYLAGFQGATLLVGLAALFTYLMVTTVEYPELRASHALGMGVVQAGAILAPTAFRRVFPRTLLVMAVLYLVGPWFYRRYLV is encoded by the coding sequence ATGAAACCGCGGTTCGTCGGCCGGTTGGGCCTCGCCGATGCCGTGACCGTCGCCAACGCAGCACTCGGGTTCGCGGCCGCGGTGGCCGCCACCATCGACCCCGGCATCGGCGCGCGTCTCATCCTGTTGGCCGCGGTCGCCGACGGCCTCGACGGCGTCCTCGCCCGAGCGTTCGGGAGTACCCCCGTCGGCGAGTTCATCGACTCGCTGGCCGACGTAGCCTCGTTCTGTGTCGCACCGGCGGTGTTCGTGTTCAGCGTCGCCGCCATCGAGTGGGATCTGACACTCTCTGCGGCCGACCCACCGCTCCAGTTGGCCGGCGCGTTCGCGCTCCCCGCGCTGTTCGTCGGCGCGGGCGTCGTCCGCCTCGGGATGTACACGGCCTACGACCTCGGGAACCGCAGTACCGAGGGCGTCCAGACGACGCTCGCGGCGACGATTCTCGCGGTGGTGTACCTCGCTGGCTTTCAGGGGGCGACGCTGCTGGTCGGACTGGCCGCCCTGTTCACCTACCTGATGGTGACGACAGTCGAGTACCCCGAACTGCGGGCCAGTCACGCCCTCGGGATGGGCGTGGTGCAGGCGGGCGCGATACTCGCACCGACTGCGTTCCGGCGCGTCTTCCCGCGAACGCTGCTGGTGATGGCCGTTCTCTACCTCGTCGGGCCGTGGTTCTACCGGCGGTATCTGGTCTGA